A DNA window from Undibacterium sp. YM2 contains the following coding sequences:
- a CDS encoding ABC transporter substrate-binding protein translates to MTILKKTHQKRRYFLGALTSLYFTAGWAAEPRKLVLLIAESNATNTPQVPYNPIFQQAVAYVEKELHLQFEYRRYPWKRLLQSLNEGEGLAFGLSKTRERAQTLHFSLPAFATHVWLVVRSDQAFAFSRLADLQGKTVGMVRGSTYGDEFEKAKSELLLIEEDLYSLPSRLKKLLNRRTDVMLFSHHDPDPRKVEAMLNKTMPDVAPDTPMPPGVSFKVLDKFLSVDYIHFAILASKDDGIIEQIDKVIRKGQQDGSLPANHLAKK, encoded by the coding sequence GTGACGATATTAAAAAAAACACATCAAAAAAGAAGATACTTCCTGGGCGCTCTTACCTCGCTGTATTTCACAGCGGGCTGGGCAGCAGAGCCGCGCAAACTCGTCCTGCTGATTGCAGAATCGAATGCCACCAATACCCCGCAGGTGCCGTATAACCCCATATTTCAGCAAGCCGTGGCTTATGTGGAAAAGGAGCTGCACCTGCAATTTGAGTACAGACGTTACCCCTGGAAACGTCTGTTGCAAAGCCTGAATGAGGGCGAAGGCCTGGCTTTTGGTTTGTCAAAAACCAGGGAGCGGGCACAAACCTTGCATTTTTCCCTGCCCGCTTTTGCTACCCATGTCTGGCTGGTCGTCAGGAGTGATCAAGCTTTTGCATTTTCCCGCCTCGCCGACCTGCAGGGCAAAACCGTGGGCATGGTAAGAGGCTCTACCTATGGCGATGAATTTGAAAAGGCAAAATCCGAGTTATTGCTGATAGAAGAAGATCTGTATTCCCTGCCCTCACGCCTGAAAAAATTATTAAACAGGCGCACGGATGTCATGTTGTTCAGCCACCATGACCCTGACCCGCGCAAGGTCGAAGCCATGCTCAACAAGACCATGCCCGACGTAGCACCAGATACGCCTATGCCACCTGGTGTTTCATTCAAGGTACTGGATAAGTTTTTATCCGTGGACTACATCCACTTTGCGATACTGGCATCCAAAGATGATGGCATCATTGAACAGATAGACAAGGTCATCAGGAAAGGCCAGCAAGATGGCTCTTTACCCGCCAATCATTTGGCAAAGAAATGA
- a CDS encoding GGDEF domain-containing protein produces MQFLLAPASLAVDKIHLQLKWTHAFQFAGYYAAKELGYYREAGLDVDILPAQPGLDVIDQVVTGKAEYGVGTSSLILARKAGQPVVALAVIFQHSPLILISRKENDVQTVHELKGKRMMLEPQSQELLAYLRRENVPFEQLQQIEHSFNLDDLIQGKVDVISAYLTNEPFRLGQAGVAYNIYTPRAAGIDFYGDNLFASESEIRTHPERVKAFRAASLRGWEYAMSHQDEIIDMILQRYKGTDAGQHNKEFFQYEAAQTSYLLSRELIAIGYMNPGRWRHIADTYAELGMLPAGYPLDDFLYDANPDVNLRWLYFWGALALVFVSIVGGVALYIFKVNHKLANSLDELKRNELRLNLLSSAIEHSPTSVIITDANSVIEYVNPHFILETGYSAEEVIGKKPSILQSGQVPAETYQAMWAQLLRGEVWTGELINRRKNGEAYWEEAHIAPVKDSKGKTRHYVAVKVDVSVRKEVNDKLAYLAHHDSLTHLPNRTLFFERLAQGLALAKRNNTRLALMYIDLDRFKPVNDTYGHAVGDILLQQAAERMKNCLRDSDTVGRIGGDEFVALTLDVSDRQSACLLAEKLRAALGQAFLIAGNEHTVSASIGVAIYPDHGATEIELAKRADIAMYAAKAGGRDQVKLYRQDMGQTLE; encoded by the coding sequence ATGCAATTCCTGCTCGCGCCTGCCAGTTTGGCCGTTGACAAAATACATCTGCAACTCAAGTGGACGCATGCGTTTCAGTTTGCCGGATATTACGCTGCAAAAGAGCTGGGTTATTACCGGGAAGCTGGCCTTGATGTTGATATTTTGCCAGCTCAGCCAGGCTTGGACGTCATCGATCAGGTAGTTACCGGCAAGGCAGAGTATGGCGTTGGCACCAGCAGCCTGATACTTGCCCGCAAGGCTGGTCAGCCCGTTGTTGCCCTGGCTGTCATATTTCAGCATTCTCCCTTGATACTGATATCCAGAAAAGAGAACGATGTACAGACTGTGCACGAGCTCAAGGGCAAGCGCATGATGCTGGAGCCGCAGTCGCAGGAATTGCTTGCTTATCTCAGGCGTGAAAATGTGCCTTTCGAGCAACTGCAGCAAATCGAACACAGCTTCAATCTTGATGATTTGATACAAGGGAAAGTCGATGTCATTTCTGCTTACCTGACTAATGAGCCATTTCGCCTCGGGCAGGCGGGCGTTGCCTACAATATTTACACGCCGCGCGCTGCCGGTATCGACTTTTATGGCGATAATCTGTTCGCCAGCGAAAGTGAGATACGTACCCATCCTGAACGTGTAAAAGCTTTTCGCGCTGCCAGTTTGCGTGGCTGGGAATATGCGATGAGCCATCAGGATGAAATCATAGACATGATATTGCAGCGTTACAAGGGTACAGATGCGGGGCAGCACAACAAGGAATTTTTTCAGTATGAAGCAGCGCAAACCAGTTATTTGCTGAGCCGGGAACTGATAGCGATAGGGTATATGAATCCAGGGCGCTGGCGTCATATAGCAGATACTTACGCTGAACTGGGCATGCTGCCAGCCGGTTATCCACTGGATGATTTTTTGTATGACGCCAATCCCGACGTGAATTTGCGCTGGTTGTATTTCTGGGGTGCACTTGCCCTGGTTTTTGTCAGTATAGTCGGTGGCGTGGCATTGTATATTTTCAAGGTCAATCACAAGCTGGCAAACAGTCTGGATGAATTAAAGAGAAATGAATTAAGACTTAATCTCCTGTCTTCTGCCATAGAGCACAGCCCGACCTCGGTGATCATTACTGACGCCAATAGTGTGATCGAATACGTGAACCCGCACTTCATTCTGGAAACGGGCTATTCTGCTGAAGAAGTCATCGGTAAAAAACCGAGTATCCTGCAATCTGGCCAGGTACCTGCCGAAACCTATCAGGCCATGTGGGCGCAGCTCTTGCGGGGTGAAGTCTGGACGGGTGAATTGATCAATCGCCGCAAAAACGGCGAGGCATATTGGGAAGAGGCACACATTGCCCCTGTCAAAGACAGCAAAGGCAAGACCCGTCATTATGTCGCAGTCAAAGTCGATGTCAGTGTACGCAAGGAAGTCAATGACAAGCTGGCCTATCTGGCGCATCACGACAGCCTGACGCACTTGCCAAACCGCACCCTGTTCTTTGAACGGCTGGCGCAGGGGCTGGCACTGGCGAAAAGAAACAATACCCGCCTGGCGCTCATGTACATAGATCTCGATCGCTTCAAACCTGTGAATGATACCTATGGCCATGCAGTTGGTGACATCCTTTTACAGCAAGCCGCAGAGCGTATGAAGAATTGTCTGCGTGATTCTGATACGGTAGGACGTATAGGTGGCGATGAATTCGTGGCGCTGACCCTGGATGTCAGCGACAGGCAAAGTGCCTGTCTGCTGGCCGAGAAATTACGTGCAGCACTTGGACAGGCGTTTCTCATTGCAGGTAATGAGCACACAGTGTCGGCAAGCATAGGTGTTGCCATTTATCCCGACCATGGGGCAACTGAAATTGAATTGGCCAAGAGGGCTGATATTGCCATGTATGCCGCCAAGGCTGGCGGGCGGGATCAGGTCAAACTGTATCGCCAGGATATGGGGCAGACCCTTGAATAG
- a CDS encoding Crp/Fnr family transcriptional regulator, whose protein sequence is MATPAGYIDVRAFAIARFVMTHTRRLMEQAAGTALPGWDILRPFTKKLHFHKGELVFAAGEWQPYVYVVTSGIVKLTYLGIDGVEWIKSFIGPGDFFACPNVLISGQATDYFAAAIDECVLEQVDYAPVRQLCDQYPPWQKAIRQLLEQHIVRKEQRERELLTMTPEDRYLSFLKTYPELAEQLQLRDIARYLGVTPEALSRIRKRLRL, encoded by the coding sequence ATGGCAACCCCTGCAGGCTATATTGACGTCCGCGCGTTTGCCATTGCCCGCTTTGTCATGACCCATACCAGACGTTTGATGGAGCAGGCCGCAGGCACGGCCTTGCCTGGATGGGATATCCTGCGTCCTTTCACGAAAAAATTGCACTTCCACAAAGGCGAGCTGGTGTTCGCGGCAGGTGAATGGCAACCCTATGTCTATGTGGTTACCAGCGGCATTGTGAAGCTGACCTACCTGGGGATTGATGGCGTGGAGTGGATCAAATCCTTTATTGGTCCTGGCGATTTCTTTGCATGCCCAAATGTCTTGATATCCGGGCAAGCCACGGATTATTTCGCTGCTGCCATTGATGAATGCGTGCTTGAACAGGTTGATTACGCACCTGTCAGGCAATTGTGCGATCAATATCCTCCTTGGCAAAAAGCCATACGGCAGTTACTGGAGCAGCACATAGTCAGGAAAGAGCAGAGGGAACGTGAGTTGCTGACCATGACGCCGGAAGACAGATACCTGTCATTCTTAAAAACCTATCCCGAATTGGCAGAGCAATTGCAACTGCGCGATATTGCACGTTATCTCGGTGTTACGCCTGAAGCATTGAGCCGCATTCGCAAGCGATTGCGACTGTAA
- the waaF gene encoding lipopolysaccharide heptosyltransferase II: protein MSVVVHSPASRILVIAPNWIGDAVMAQPLLQLLKRDHPQAAIDVLAPAWVAPVLRAMVEVDTVLETPLKHGSLQLRERWRYAKILRQRGYEAAYVLPNTLKFALLPWMAGIKKRVGYKGESRYGLINVMHQDSKSAPRPMVAFYAALANAPVTDLVQSFPKPRLQIAPAQIDTVLQEMGLSAKQPLICFAPGAEFGNAKRWPVSHFAELAKTILQAYPDAQIVLLGSPKDVEVCQQIQATCPAVHQFAGKTRLDQALALIAASDAMVSNDSGLLHIASAFNRPVIAIYGPTDPDHAPPFSDIAHSLSLRLACAPCRQRECPLGHHDCMNKLDSQLVWQPLQAILTSARLPLPALS from the coding sequence ATGAGTGTCGTCGTGCACAGTCCTGCCAGCCGCATTCTCGTCATTGCACCCAACTGGATAGGCGATGCCGTCATGGCCCAGCCTTTGCTGCAATTGCTGAAACGCGACCATCCGCAAGCTGCGATCGATGTACTGGCACCGGCCTGGGTAGCACCGGTTTTGCGCGCTATGGTGGAAGTGGATACGGTACTGGAAACACCCTTGAAACATGGCTCACTGCAATTACGTGAACGCTGGCGCTATGCAAAAATCTTGCGCCAGCGTGGCTATGAAGCCGCCTATGTGTTGCCTAATACCCTGAAATTTGCACTATTACCCTGGATGGCTGGTATCAAAAAGCGGGTTGGGTACAAGGGGGAGAGCCGTTATGGCCTCATCAATGTCATGCATCAAGACAGCAAGTCCGCACCGCGACCCATGGTGGCATTTTATGCAGCGCTGGCGAATGCGCCAGTAACTGATCTGGTGCAGAGCTTTCCCAAACCGCGCTTGCAAATTGCCCCTGCACAGATAGATACCGTCTTGCAGGAAATGGGCTTGTCGGCAAAACAGCCTTTGATCTGTTTTGCTCCGGGTGCCGAATTTGGCAATGCCAAACGCTGGCCTGTCAGCCATTTTGCAGAACTGGCAAAGACCATCCTGCAAGCTTATCCTGATGCGCAAATCGTGTTGCTGGGCTCACCCAAGGACGTTGAAGTTTGTCAGCAGATACAGGCGACTTGCCCGGCTGTTCACCAGTTTGCTGGCAAGACCAGACTGGATCAGGCGTTGGCATTAATCGCAGCAAGTGACGCCATGGTGTCGAATGATTCTGGCCTGTTGCATATTGCCTCAGCGTTTAACAGACCCGTCATCGCCATTTATGGCCCGACTGATCCAGATCACGCGCCACCATTTTCTGATATCGCCCACTCCCTGTCGCTGCGCCTGGCTTGTGCGCCGTGCCGGCAAAGGGAATGTCCTCTGGGTCATCATGACTGCATGAATAAGCTCGATAGCCAATTGGTATGGCAACCCCTGCAGGCTATATTGACGTCCGCGCGTTTGCCATTGCCCGCTTTGTCATGA
- a CDS encoding peroxidase-related enzyme (This protein belongs to a clade of uncharacterized proteins related to peroxidases such as the alkylhydroperoxidase AhpD.) yields the protein MTTAISRFPVPEIKDLPDDIREKVLAVQEKAGFVPNVFLTLAHRPDEFRAFFAYHDALMLKTTGNLNKAEREMIVTATSAKNNCLYCVVAHGAILRIYAKNTLVADQVAVNHLKADITPRQSAMLDFAIKVCLDSQSINDADYALLHSHGFDDEDIWDIAAITAFFGLSNRMANVISMRPNDEFFLMGRTPR from the coding sequence ATGACTACTGCGATTTCCCGTTTCCCTGTTCCAGAAATAAAAGACCTGCCTGACGATATACGCGAGAAAGTATTGGCCGTGCAGGAAAAAGCTGGTTTCGTACCGAACGTATTCCTGACGCTGGCCCACAGGCCCGATGAATTTCGTGCCTTCTTTGCCTATCATGATGCCCTGATGCTGAAAACCACAGGTAACCTGAACAAGGCCGAGCGTGAAATGATAGTCACTGCAACCAGTGCCAAAAACAATTGCCTGTATTGCGTAGTTGCCCATGGTGCGATTCTGCGCATCTATGCCAAGAATACCCTCGTGGCTGACCAGGTCGCCGTCAATCATTTGAAAGCAGATATCACACCACGTCAAAGTGCCATGCTGGATTTTGCGATCAAGGTTTGCCTGGATTCACAAAGCATCAATGATGCTGATTATGCCTTGTTGCACAGCCATGGTTTTGATGATGAAGATATCTGGGACATAGCAGCCATCACCGCATTCTTTGGCTTGTCGAACCGCATGGCAAATGTGATTTCCATGCGGCCAAATGATGAGTTCTTTCTCATGGGGCGCACGCCAAGATGA
- the msbA gene encoding lipid A export permease/ATP-binding protein MsbA, with the protein MSLINKETIDVFRRLWQSIAPYRARVWWALLTMLGTASTEVMFPKVLGYILDHGFNADAKKLALWMVPTAIIAIFLFRGICTFTTSYLMTWISTRLLNQLRAKVFDRILNVPISFYQSESSGRIINTIMFEAQQIVEMLKVSMTTLFRDSLTVMVLLAALLWRNWQLTIIALVMMPVMAFLVRGVSKRLRKLNQSQLDVSNELTQVIEEATRASQVIRIFGGQKYEQERFEAKNEKLRGYAMRTTIAVASTTPLTQLAAAIAVAVVIMFAVSQAAQDATTAGRFIEFVSLMMLLLTPLKRLADLNGPMQRGMAAAESVFALIDTLPETDSGKALSARAQGKLEFVHTSFSYPGQEQEALKDINLSIAPGETIALVGMSGGGKTSLVNLVPRFYTPDSGDILLDGISLHDISLTSLREQIAMVSQNVVLFDDTLVSNIAYGDANPDPERVAAAVQAAHLTDVVRDLPEGLNTMIGDNGMRLSGGQRQRLAIARAIYKNAPILILDEATSALDSESERAVQAALDELMLGRTTLVIAHRLSTIERASRIAVLVDGKIIEMGTHAELLDNGGTYANLHRLQFAA; encoded by the coding sequence ATGAGTTTGATCAATAAAGAAACCATCGATGTGTTCCGCCGCTTGTGGCAGTCCATCGCCCCTTATCGCGCCAGGGTGTGGTGGGCCTTGCTGACCATGCTGGGCACAGCTTCGACGGAAGTCATGTTCCCCAAGGTGCTGGGCTACATTCTCGATCACGGTTTTAATGCCGATGCGAAAAAGCTTGCCCTGTGGATGGTGCCAACGGCCATTATTGCGATTTTCCTGTTTCGTGGCATTTGCACGTTTACTACAAGTTATCTGATGACCTGGATTTCGACCAGATTATTGAATCAACTACGCGCCAAGGTATTTGACCGCATCCTGAATGTGCCCATCAGCTTTTACCAAAGTGAATCGAGTGGCCGCATCATCAACACCATCATGTTTGAGGCGCAGCAAATCGTCGAGATGCTCAAGGTCTCGATGACCACACTGTTCCGCGATTCATTGACGGTCATGGTCTTGCTGGCTGCCTTGTTGTGGCGCAACTGGCAGTTGACCATCATTGCCCTGGTCATGATGCCGGTCATGGCATTTCTCGTGCGTGGGGTCAGCAAGCGCTTGCGCAAACTCAATCAAAGCCAGCTTGATGTCAGCAATGAGCTGACCCAGGTCATAGAAGAAGCCACCCGTGCCAGCCAGGTCATACGTATTTTTGGTGGACAGAAATATGAGCAGGAAAGATTCGAAGCCAAGAATGAAAAATTGCGTGGTTACGCCATGCGTACCACCATTGCCGTTGCATCAACGACGCCGCTGACACAACTCGCAGCCGCGATTGCGGTAGCGGTGGTCATCATGTTTGCGGTGTCGCAAGCAGCGCAAGACGCCACCACAGCAGGCCGATTTATTGAGTTTGTCAGCCTCATGATGCTGTTGCTGACACCTTTGAAGCGTCTGGCCGACCTGAATGGCCCCATGCAGCGCGGCATGGCTGCGGCAGAGTCGGTATTTGCCCTTATCGACACTTTGCCAGAAACTGATAGCGGCAAAGCCTTGAGTGCTCGTGCGCAAGGCAAACTGGAATTTGTCCATACCAGCTTCTCTTACCCAGGCCAGGAGCAGGAAGCGCTGAAAGATATCAACCTCAGCATAGCACCGGGCGAGACCATCGCCTTGGTGGGCATGTCTGGCGGTGGCAAGACTTCGCTGGTGAATCTGGTGCCACGCTTTTACACGCCGGATTCTGGCGATATCCTGCTCGATGGCATTTCTTTGCACGACATTTCCTTGACCAGCCTGCGCGAACAAATCGCGATGGTCAGCCAGAATGTGGTTTTGTTTGATGACACCCTGGTGTCGAATATTGCCTATGGTGATGCCAATCCTGATCCTGAACGCGTGGCTGCAGCAGTGCAGGCAGCACATCTGACGGATGTTGTGCGTGATTTGCCAGAGGGCTTGAACACCATGATAGGTGATAATGGCATGCGCCTCTCCGGCGGTCAAAGGCAACGTCTGGCGATTGCACGTGCCATCTATAAGAATGCGCCTATCCTCATTCTGGATGAAGCTACCTCTGCACTCGACAGCGAGTCTGAGCGCGCCGTGCAGGCCGCACTGGACGAACTGATGCTGGGCCGTACCACGCTGGTCATCGCCCATCGCCTGTCAACAATTGAACGTGCCAGCCGCATTGCTGTACTGGTCGATGGCAAGATCATAGAAATGGGTACGCATGCAGAATTGCTGGATAATGGCGGCACTTATGCGAACCTGCATCGTCTGCAGTTTGCCGCTTGA